Proteins found in one Paenibacillus borealis genomic segment:
- a CDS encoding AAA family ATPase: MIIWLNGTFCSGKTQTADELHRRIPHSYVFDPENAGYYIRDNIPAEMSKNDFQSHPLWRELAYSMLRYIDSEYDGTIIVPMTLVDPDYFMEIVGRLRSEGREVRHFTLSASPETLLSRLESRGEGRDSWAAVQMDRCLTGLKNKVFECYVDTEQKSIPEVAGIIISLLKTGE, from the coding sequence GTGATTATTTGGCTGAATGGAACCTTTTGTTCAGGAAAAACGCAAACGGCGGATGAACTCCACCGGAGAATTCCACATTCTTATGTATTCGATCCGGAGAATGCCGGCTATTATATCCGTGATAACATTCCTGCGGAAATGTCAAAAAACGATTTTCAGAGCCATCCTCTCTGGCGTGAGCTTGCGTATTCAATGCTTAGATACATAGATTCAGAGTATGATGGAACAATTATTGTACCTATGACACTAGTAGATCCAGACTATTTTATGGAGATAGTGGGTAGACTAAGAAGCGAGGGCCGTGAAGTTCGTCACTTCACGTTGTCTGCTTCACCTGAGACCCTGCTCAGCAGACTGGAGAGCCGTGGTGAAGGTAGGGACTCCTGGGCTGCTGTGCAGATGGACAGATGCCTTACAGGGCTGAAGAATAAGGTCTTCGAGTGTTATGTGGACACTGAGCAGAAGTCCATTCCAGAGGTAGCTGGAATTATTATATCTCTGTTGAAGACCGGGGAATAG